One window of Channa argus isolate prfri chromosome 4, Channa argus male v1.0, whole genome shotgun sequence genomic DNA carries:
- the gtf2h1 gene encoding general transcription factor IIH subunit 1 has product MASHSEEVLLVVKKVRQRKQDGTLYLMAERIAWGPEGKDRFTVSHLYADIRCQKISPDGKAKVQLQLVLHTGESTTFHFANESSALKDRDAAKELLQQLLPKFKKKANKELEEKNRMLQEDPVLFQLYKDLVVSQVISAEEFWANRLEGTNNTDQALFNNKQEVGISGAFLADIRPQTDGCNGLRYNLTADIIESIFRTYPAVKQKYSENVPHNLTEKEFWTRFFQSHYFHRDRINTGTQDIFSECAKQDEKGLKSMVVQGVKNPLVDLLSLEDKSLDEGYGGSTALPSTSSVNKTVKESSNCAIIKRFNHHSAMVLAAGSRKGEMTTDQASETSSTDGNSRDSDFFQPPVKKVKLQEAIEYEDLQRENRPKTVALNLKKSDRYAHGPVPLQSQQYTTSQDIIDSVNYIRHEMAIYKPNLTQVLSSTAASSAITALSPGGVLMQAGTQQAINQMVPTEVQGELKHLYVAAGELLRHFWSCFPVSTPFLEEKVIKMKSNLERFQMTKLCPFQEKIQRQYFNTNLTGHLEEMLQTAYSKFHTWQTRRMLRRT; this is encoded by the exons ATGGCATCACACTCAGAGGAGGTGCTGTTGGTAGTGAAAAAGGTTCGTCAGAGAAAGCAGGATGGCACACTTTATCTCATGGCTGAACGTATAGCCTGGGGTCCAGAGGGCAAAGACCGCTTCACGGTCAGCCACTTATATGCAGATATTCGTT GTCAGAAGATAAGCCCAGATGGTAAAGCCAAAGTTCAGCTGCAGCTGGTCCTTCACACCGGCGAGAGCACCACATTCCACTTTGCCAATGAGAGCAGTGCACTCAAAGATCGAGATGCTGCCAAGgaactgctgcagcagctgctgcccAAGTTCAAGAAGAAAGCCAACAAGGaactggaggagaaaaacag GATGCTTCAAGAAGATCCAGTGCTTTTCCAGTTATATAAAGATCTTGTGGTAAGCCAGGTGATCAGTGCTGAGGAGTTTTGGGCCAACAGATTAGAAGGTACAAACAACACAGACCAAGCACTATTCAACAATAAACAGGAAGTCGGTATATCTGGAGCCTTTCTG GCAGACATTAGACCCCAGACAGATGGTTGCAATGGCCTGAGATATAATCTGACTGCTGACATTATTGAATCCATCTTCAGAACATACCCTGCAG TGAAGCAgaaatacagtgaaaatgttCCTCATAACTTGACGGAGAAGGAGTTCTGGACCCGCTTTTTCCAGTCCCATTATTTTCACAGAGATCGCATCAACACCGGAACACAGGATATCTTCTCAGAGTGTGCAAAGCAGGATGAAAAGG GGTTAAAGTCTATGGTGGTTCAAGGAGTGAAGAATCCTTTGGTTGACCTGCTGTCGCTAGAGGATAAATCGTTAGATGAG GGTTATGGAGGTAGCACAGCACTGCCCTCAACTTCCAGTGTAAACAAGACAGTGAAGGAGAGCAGCAACTGTGCCATTATAAAGCGGTTTAACCATCACAGTGCCATGGTTCTGGCGGCAGGCTCACGCAAGgg GGAAATGACAACTGACCAAGCTAGTGAGACAAGCAGTACAGATGGGAACTCAAGGGATTCTGACTTCTTTCAGCCTCCTGTAAAAAAG gtcAAACTACAAGAAGCCATAGAATATGAGGATCTGCAAAGGgaaaacagaccaaaaacagTTGCATTAAATCTCAAGAAGTCTGACAG GTACGCTCATGGTCCTGTGCCACTTCAGTCCCAGCAGTACACAACAAGTCAGGACATCATCGACTCAGTCAACTACATCCGGCATGAGATGGCCATTTACAAACCTAACCTCACTCAG GTGTTGTCCAGCACAGCGGCTAGTTCTGCCATTACAGCACTTTCTCCTGGTGGTGTCCTCATGCAGGCAGGAACACAGCAAGCCATAAATC agaTGGTACCCACTGAGGTTCAGGGAGAGTTGAAGCATCTCTATGTAGCTGCTGGAGAATTATTGAGGCACTTCTGGTCCTGTTTTCCTGTTAGCACACCCTTTCTGGAGGAGAAG GTGATTAAGATGAAATCAAACCTTGAGAGATTTCAGATGACCAAGCTTTGTCCTTTCCAGGAGAAGATTCAACGTCAGTACTTTAATACAAAT CTCACAGGGCACTTGGAGGAGATGTTGCAGACAGCCTATAGCAAGTTCCACACCTGGCAAACCCGCCGGATGCTGAGGAGAACATGA
- the hps5 gene encoding Hermansky-Pudlak syndrome 5 protein isoform X1, producing the protein MPLVPVVPENNSHVLAEFDCLDPLLSALRLDSGRLKCTVLAVSRKWLALGTSAGGLHLIQREGWKQRLILTHKEGSIIQVACCPHDEDFIAVATSQGLVAVWELQLERRGRPERVSMSWEHRGQTVTALCWDTNMLRVFAGDTAGKVTSLRAGSSKLGKGSAFVMFPVQTVTTVDSKVVQLGFQDGRLLVSSLSRCYLCDTEKEKFWRIGNKERDGEYGACFFPQNRGLLVGQPPLLFCARPGSRIWEANFNGEVLSTHQFKQLLACPPLPLITFRNEPCYNQTQKSPQSIAFPKLLYLGDQNLLTWTDSAIYIFTPQNGQVLLWTEVKDLVDIAVYRNELFSLHGNGHLSHLSLLSADRCIERLLRRESWPLAASVCCMFPHVVTTSRARKSIPIDRLEHLRSQLNPTTDHDLIGQLDEVITKLEPLDSASSSRRSSISSHESFNVLDCGIYRVISRRGSQSDEETSSLITQSMSEEERLKDFSFVQEEDQVDHDQQSSERMEVEQSEQGLQFHLPLSFRPKPPRIALQAVKESVSSFVKKTTEKINSELWQRPEIRETGKAEISANIVQSSEEMENGVYDEMPNTEAEMQELRSSTEHTISQSQDPLVLLDPVSLGEALLEWLPVLERILGPSELWSAAAGDLNTGGPGEERLERDYLHLSSEQLDVSACTSGEAADNTQEKEEEPPEFEEKMHQCDFPQKDEGSNVSHPEPVRVVSPKPVPPDLLTNLTQLATLYTELNCFRQHVDEKALGCTTFLRRYFFLLDQERIRRMCLLCYQQHPDVQSSFIEAMLELTKSSKVVEVIQRGDLLRSLRSLRELQPCSAPLLLAHLHRLYEKHGEAAVRLFSQFYPMITPADVMTIAQQNHFLAYLDNLVQSQTEEIRLLFLQALLEPESLRQDWLELALTHDAPQHCDTLTPDGQPRWHSHCFRWGYGRLLSLLVRLPADLSSKQKMAESCRSHGYWMGYIYLCRELQRRTEAFSTICQLDDISLLEEPDGVEPQTLDEWKLLIQLSQQCSSVGDSKQVADVNGSSQSNGSEDFGGKVSPENLTLMLARTAGPDRALDILEECGLQLNLSPHSKFVCELLRVTEKRQRAMIQTMLERCDRFLWSQQA; encoded by the exons ATGCCCTTGGTACCAGTTGTCCCAGAGAACAACAGTCATGTCCTGGCAGAGTTTGACTGCCTTGACCCACTTCTGTCTGCACTACGTTTAGACTCTGGCAGGCTTAAG tgtACCGTTTTGGCAGTGTCACGGAAGTGGCTTGCATTAGGGACATCAGCAGGGGGGCTGCACCTGATTCAGAGAGAGGGCTGGAAACAAAGGCTTATACTCACTCACAAG GAGGGATCTATAATTCAAGTGGCATGTTGCCCTCATGATGAAGACTTTATTGCTGTTGCAACAAG TCAGGGTCTGGTGGCAGTGTGGGAGCTGCAGCTGGAGCGTAGGGGTCGTCCAGAAAGAGTCAGCATGTCCTGGGAGCACAGAGGTCAGACCGTGACTGCACTCTGCTGGGATACCAACATGCTGAGGGTTTTTGCTGGGGACACAGCAGGCAAGGTGACCTCTCTTCGTGCAGGATCCTCTAAGCTGGGCAAG gGGTCTGCGTTTGTTATGTTCCCTGTTCAGACTGTCACCACTGTGGACTCTAAAGTCGTTCAGCTCGGGTTCCAAGATGGCCGCCTGCTGGTTTCTTCGTTGAGCCGCTGCTACCTTTGTGACACTGAGAA ggAGAAGTTCTGGCGAATTGGAAATAAGGAGCGTGATGGGGAGTATGGCGCTTGTTTTTTCCCTCAGAACAGGGGACTATTAGTAGGTCAGCCTCCCCTGCTGTTTTGTGCCAGGCCAGGATCTCGAATATGGGAGGCCAATTTTAATGGCGAGGTACTGAGCACTCATCAGTTCAAACAGTTACTGGCCTGTCCTCCTCTACCTCTCATCACTTTCAG AAATGAACCATGTTACAATCAAACGCAGAAGAGCCCCCAGTCAATTGCCTTTCCTAAACTGCTTTATTTGGG AGACCAAAACCTGCTGACGTGGACTGATTCAGCCATTTATATCTTTACACCTCAGAATGGACAAGTGCTTCTATGGACTGAGGTCAAAG ACTTGGTTGATATTGCAGTCTATCGCAACGAGCTCTTCAGTCTCCATGGCAATGGACATCTGTCCCACCTTTCCCTGTTGTCTGCAGATCGCTGCATTGAGCGTCTGCTGCGAAGGGAGTCCTGGCCTCTGGCTGCCTCTGTCTGTTGTATGTTCCCGCATGTTGTCACCACCAGCAGG GCCAGGAAATCAATTCCCATCGACCGCCTTGAACATCTCAGGTCCCAGCTCAATCCCACCACAGATCATGATCTGATCGGCCAGCTGGATGAAGTCATCACTAAACTAGAGCCTCTGGACTCTGCCTCCAGCAGCCGCAGAAGCAGCATCTCTTCACAT GAGAGCTTCAATGTTCTGGACTGCGGAATCTATCGCGTGATCAGCCGCAGAGGAAGCCAGTCAGATGAGGAGACGAGCTCCCTCATCACTCAGTCTATGTCGGAGGAGGAGCGACTCAAGGACTTTAGTTTTGTGCAGGAGGAAGATCAGGTGGATCATG ATCAACAGAGCAGTGAGCGTATGGAGGTTGAGCAATCTGAACAAGGGCTGCAGTTCCACCTCCCCCTCTCATTCCGCCCCAAACCCCCTCGCATCGCCCTGCAGGCAGTCAAAGAAAG TGTTTCTAGTTTTGTTAAGAAGACAACAGAGAAGATCAACTCTGAGCTGTGGCAGCGACCTGAAATCAGAGAGACTGGAAAAGCTGAAATATCAGCCAACATAGTTCAATCCTCAGAAGAAATGGAAAATGG AGTTTATGATGAAATGCCTAACACGGAGGCTGAAATGCAGGAACTTCGCTCATCCACAGAGCACACTAT CTCCCAGAGTCAAGACCCTTTGGTTCTGCTGGATCCAGTCAGTCTTGGAGAAGCCTTGCTGGAGTGGCTACCAGTGCTTGAGCGAATACTCGGACCTTCAGAGCTCTGGTCAGCTGCTGCAGGTGATTTAAACACAGGTGGACCAGGAGAGGAGCGATTGGAGAGGGATTACCTACACCTCTCTTCCGAGCAACTAGACGTCTCTGCCTGCACATCTGGAGAAGCAGCAGACAATACacaggagaaggaagaggagccACCTGAGTTTGAAGAAAAAATGCACCAGTGTGACTTCCCTCAAAAGGACGAAGGTTCAAATGTGagccacccagagcctgtccgAGTGGTGTCCCCAAAACCTGTACCACCAGATCTCCTGACTAATCTCACCCAGCTGGCCACACTATACACAGAGCTAAACTGCTTTAGACAGCATGTGGATGAAAAAGCGTTGGGGTGCACAACCTTCCTCCGCCGTTACTTCTTTCTGCTGGATCAAGAGCGCATAAGAAGAATGTGTCTGCTCTGTTATCAGCAGCACCCGGACGTGCAGAGCTCCTTTATTGAGGCCATGCTAG aGCTCACTAAGTCTAGTAAGGTGGTGGAGGTTATTCAGAGAGGGGATTTGCTGAGATCACTGCGTAGTCTGAGGGAGCTCCAGCCCTGCAGTGCACCACTTCTCCTTGCTCACTTACACAG GCTGTATGAGAAGCATGGGGAAGCAGCTGTACGCTTGTTTTCCCAGTTCTATCCTATGATAACTCCTGCTGATGTAATGACCATAGCTCAACAAAACCACTTCCTGGCATATCTGGATAATCTGGTTCAATCACAAACTGAGGAGATCAG gCTGTTATTTTTGCAGGCCCTTCTTGAGCCAGAATCTTTACGTCAGGATTGGTTGGAGCTGGCTCTTACCCATGATGCTCCTCAACATTGTGATACCCTGACTCCTGATGGACAGCCCAG GTGGCATTCACATTGTTTCCGTTGGGGATATGGACGTCTTTTATCTCTACTGGTTCGTCTCCCTGCCGACCTGTCATCCAAGCAGAAAATGGCAGAGAGCTGCCGCAGCCATGG CTATTGGATGGGCTACATCTACCTCTGCCGTGAGCTGCAGCGTCGCACAGAAGCATTTTCCACCATCTGTCAGCTGGACGACATCAGCCTACTGGAGGAACCGGATG GTGTTGAGCCACAGACCTTGGATGAGTGGAAGCTCTTAATTCAGTTGTCTCAGCAGTGCAGCAGTGTGGGAGACTCGAAGCAGGTGGCAGATGTGAACGGGAGCAGCCAGTCCAATGGCTCAGAAGACTTTGGAGGGAAGGTCAGCCCGGAGAATCTGACCCTGATGCTGGCTCGAACAGCTGGGCCTGACCGAGCTCTGGACATCCTAGAAGAGTGTGGATTGCAGCTGAACCTTTCCCCACACTCCAAATTTGTGTGTGAGCTTCTGAGAGTCACAGAGAAGAGGCAGCG tgcGATGATCCAGACGATGCTCGAGCGCTGCGATCGGTTTCTGTGGTCTCAGCAGGCCTAA
- the hps5 gene encoding Hermansky-Pudlak syndrome 5 protein isoform X2 — MPLVPVVPENNSHVLAEFDCLDPLLSALRLDSGRLKCTVLAVSRKWLALGTSAGGLHLIQREGWKQRLILTHKEGSIIQVACCPHDEDFIAVATSQGLVAVWELQLERRGRPERVSMSWEHRGQTVTALCWDTNMLRVFAGDTAGKVTSLRAGSSKLGKGSAFVMFPVQTVTTVDSKVVQLGFQDGRLLVSSLSRCYLCDTEKEKFWRIGNKERDGEYGACFFPQNRGLLVGQPPLLFCARPGSRIWEANFNGEVLSTHQFKQLLACPPLPLITFRNEPCYNQTQKSPQSIAFPKLLYLGDQNLLTWTDSAIYIFTPQNGQVLLWTEVKDLVDIAVYRNELFSLHGNGHLSHLSLLSADRCIERLLRRESWPLAASVCCMFPHVVTTSRARKSIPIDRLEHLRSQLNPTTDHDLIGQLDEVITKLEPLDSASSSRRSSISSHESFNVLDCGIYRVISRRGSQSDEETSSLITQSMSEEERLKDFSFVQEEDQVDHDQQSSERMEVEQSEQGLQFHLPLSFRPKPPRIALQAVKESVSSFVKKTTEKINSELWQRPEIRETGKAEISANIVQSSEEMENGVYDEMPNTEAEMQELRSSTEHTISQSQDPLVLLDPVSLGEALLEWLPVLERILGPSELWSAAAGDLNTGGPGEERLERDYLHLSSEQLDVSACTSGEAADNTQEKEEEPPEFEEKMHQCDFPQKDEGSNVSHPEPVRVVSPKPVPPDLLTNLTQLATLYTELNCFRQHVDEKALGCTTFLRRYFFLLDQERIRRMCLLCYQQHPDVQSSFIEAMLELTKSSKVVEVIQRGDLLRSLRSLRELQPCSAPLLLAHLHRLYEKHGEAAVRLFSQFYPMITPADVMTIAQQNHFLAYLDNLVQSQTEEIRLLFLQALLEPESLRQDWLELALTHDAPQHCDTLTPDGQPRSGSVCGIHIVSVGDMDVFYLYWFVSLPTCHPSRKWQRAAAAMAIGWATSTSAVSCSVAQKHFPPSVSWTTSAYWRNRMVLSHRPWMSGSS, encoded by the exons ATGCCCTTGGTACCAGTTGTCCCAGAGAACAACAGTCATGTCCTGGCAGAGTTTGACTGCCTTGACCCACTTCTGTCTGCACTACGTTTAGACTCTGGCAGGCTTAAG tgtACCGTTTTGGCAGTGTCACGGAAGTGGCTTGCATTAGGGACATCAGCAGGGGGGCTGCACCTGATTCAGAGAGAGGGCTGGAAACAAAGGCTTATACTCACTCACAAG GAGGGATCTATAATTCAAGTGGCATGTTGCCCTCATGATGAAGACTTTATTGCTGTTGCAACAAG TCAGGGTCTGGTGGCAGTGTGGGAGCTGCAGCTGGAGCGTAGGGGTCGTCCAGAAAGAGTCAGCATGTCCTGGGAGCACAGAGGTCAGACCGTGACTGCACTCTGCTGGGATACCAACATGCTGAGGGTTTTTGCTGGGGACACAGCAGGCAAGGTGACCTCTCTTCGTGCAGGATCCTCTAAGCTGGGCAAG gGGTCTGCGTTTGTTATGTTCCCTGTTCAGACTGTCACCACTGTGGACTCTAAAGTCGTTCAGCTCGGGTTCCAAGATGGCCGCCTGCTGGTTTCTTCGTTGAGCCGCTGCTACCTTTGTGACACTGAGAA ggAGAAGTTCTGGCGAATTGGAAATAAGGAGCGTGATGGGGAGTATGGCGCTTGTTTTTTCCCTCAGAACAGGGGACTATTAGTAGGTCAGCCTCCCCTGCTGTTTTGTGCCAGGCCAGGATCTCGAATATGGGAGGCCAATTTTAATGGCGAGGTACTGAGCACTCATCAGTTCAAACAGTTACTGGCCTGTCCTCCTCTACCTCTCATCACTTTCAG AAATGAACCATGTTACAATCAAACGCAGAAGAGCCCCCAGTCAATTGCCTTTCCTAAACTGCTTTATTTGGG AGACCAAAACCTGCTGACGTGGACTGATTCAGCCATTTATATCTTTACACCTCAGAATGGACAAGTGCTTCTATGGACTGAGGTCAAAG ACTTGGTTGATATTGCAGTCTATCGCAACGAGCTCTTCAGTCTCCATGGCAATGGACATCTGTCCCACCTTTCCCTGTTGTCTGCAGATCGCTGCATTGAGCGTCTGCTGCGAAGGGAGTCCTGGCCTCTGGCTGCCTCTGTCTGTTGTATGTTCCCGCATGTTGTCACCACCAGCAGG GCCAGGAAATCAATTCCCATCGACCGCCTTGAACATCTCAGGTCCCAGCTCAATCCCACCACAGATCATGATCTGATCGGCCAGCTGGATGAAGTCATCACTAAACTAGAGCCTCTGGACTCTGCCTCCAGCAGCCGCAGAAGCAGCATCTCTTCACAT GAGAGCTTCAATGTTCTGGACTGCGGAATCTATCGCGTGATCAGCCGCAGAGGAAGCCAGTCAGATGAGGAGACGAGCTCCCTCATCACTCAGTCTATGTCGGAGGAGGAGCGACTCAAGGACTTTAGTTTTGTGCAGGAGGAAGATCAGGTGGATCATG ATCAACAGAGCAGTGAGCGTATGGAGGTTGAGCAATCTGAACAAGGGCTGCAGTTCCACCTCCCCCTCTCATTCCGCCCCAAACCCCCTCGCATCGCCCTGCAGGCAGTCAAAGAAAG TGTTTCTAGTTTTGTTAAGAAGACAACAGAGAAGATCAACTCTGAGCTGTGGCAGCGACCTGAAATCAGAGAGACTGGAAAAGCTGAAATATCAGCCAACATAGTTCAATCCTCAGAAGAAATGGAAAATGG AGTTTATGATGAAATGCCTAACACGGAGGCTGAAATGCAGGAACTTCGCTCATCCACAGAGCACACTAT CTCCCAGAGTCAAGACCCTTTGGTTCTGCTGGATCCAGTCAGTCTTGGAGAAGCCTTGCTGGAGTGGCTACCAGTGCTTGAGCGAATACTCGGACCTTCAGAGCTCTGGTCAGCTGCTGCAGGTGATTTAAACACAGGTGGACCAGGAGAGGAGCGATTGGAGAGGGATTACCTACACCTCTCTTCCGAGCAACTAGACGTCTCTGCCTGCACATCTGGAGAAGCAGCAGACAATACacaggagaaggaagaggagccACCTGAGTTTGAAGAAAAAATGCACCAGTGTGACTTCCCTCAAAAGGACGAAGGTTCAAATGTGagccacccagagcctgtccgAGTGGTGTCCCCAAAACCTGTACCACCAGATCTCCTGACTAATCTCACCCAGCTGGCCACACTATACACAGAGCTAAACTGCTTTAGACAGCATGTGGATGAAAAAGCGTTGGGGTGCACAACCTTCCTCCGCCGTTACTTCTTTCTGCTGGATCAAGAGCGCATAAGAAGAATGTGTCTGCTCTGTTATCAGCAGCACCCGGACGTGCAGAGCTCCTTTATTGAGGCCATGCTAG aGCTCACTAAGTCTAGTAAGGTGGTGGAGGTTATTCAGAGAGGGGATTTGCTGAGATCACTGCGTAGTCTGAGGGAGCTCCAGCCCTGCAGTGCACCACTTCTCCTTGCTCACTTACACAG GCTGTATGAGAAGCATGGGGAAGCAGCTGTACGCTTGTTTTCCCAGTTCTATCCTATGATAACTCCTGCTGATGTAATGACCATAGCTCAACAAAACCACTTCCTGGCATATCTGGATAATCTGGTTCAATCACAAACTGAGGAGATCAG gCTGTTATTTTTGCAGGCCCTTCTTGAGCCAGAATCTTTACGTCAGGATTGGTTGGAGCTGGCTCTTACCCATGATGCTCCTCAACATTGTGATACCCTGACTCCTGATGGACAGCCCAGGTCTGGTTCTGTTT GTGGCATTCACATTGTTTCCGTTGGGGATATGGACGTCTTTTATCTCTACTGGTTCGTCTCCCTGCCGACCTGTCATCCAAGCAGAAAATGGCAGAGAGCTGCCGCAGCCATGG CTATTGGATGGGCTACATCTACCTCTGCCGTGAGCTGCAGCGTCGCACAGAAGCATTTTCCACCATCTGTCAGCTGGACGACATCAGCCTACTGGAGGAACCGGATG GTGTTGAGCCACAGACCTTGGATGAGTGGAAGCTCTTAA